attaaattttatataaaaaatgctaaGATAATCTTTGCTCTAAATCTAAAATTTGACTTTTTTGCATTTAAAGattacaaagtattacttaataaaaactaatcaattttaattttaaataataaaactacttagctattgtaataataaatttaaaaaattaaagctcatgtcacaaaaacatttataaataagccATAATactcaataaaacattatattaaagataaaaaagcgtgaacttAGTATTTATGAATTTCTAGGCaggctatataaaaaaaaaagttctttatTGACAAAGTCTGCAATtcaaatggtggaaaagagtaactacagagtttcttgtcggttcttctcggtagacaGTAGAAACTACTTttcggtggtagttttacaattaattcaacactgggacaaaatcatatttaatagtcATTCgaaaatgcttttatgagcctacttgaacatgtgtttataagaaaattaaaaacaaaacttaaaaagaACTCATAATGTGATTCTTAATTTTGTGCTcaggtaaaaatattatattatattaatatacattctaTTCATGTTTAAAAGctctctatatattttaatgcccAGTCATTTAGTGCTTGCAGTAGTTTTTCCATTTCAAAACTTGGGAGGTCGTTATAATTCTGCCAGAAAGGATATTTCAATTGGCGTGCTATTTGAATAAGTTACCCTCTTCCTTGATGGAGCGATGATTGATTTCTGTTTGCATTGAGGGTAGATCgcaatttaatatcttattgtTAATAGACTCGTGTTGGCTCCGAGTTTCTCAGttgttaattattgtaaacgCCTCGgctattgttttgtttgtacttGTATTATACAGAACTCAAGTCAAATAATTGTGCTGATATGAATTTTCgagtacaatattattattttgaatgtaaGAGGTTAGACaatgaaattgttaattttgacGTTATTTGAAGGAGATATAATATTTCTGCAGCATATTTATTCTGCTGTAACCTTTCATTGGTAATGTTTTACGTGGTATGCATTTTAAGACtaatattatttgtgaaatTATACATTGCTAATATTTCAGTAGCCTATACCTTGATCCACCATATGATTGATGAAGTAATGATACTACTATTCTTATATAAcgtctttttaaaatttaaaataaatttattatcttaagtCCTTAATTTGGATACAAAGATCACAAATGCACGAATCTAGAGTTCATTTGACTAAAATATAATGCGGATCATTCAAATAGAATACTTACATTTTACACTATACATATATTGTCAGtacaaaattttcaatttgttcAAGTAGTAGCTATGTCATAAGTCAGAAGTAACCACAGAAGGGGTTTATATTGTCTTTTGATACACACCACCGTGACGATTAAAATCAAGTTAAAGGAAACATGCTCATAGCCTTCGCgggtgaatagatctatacggGTGTGTTTCTTCGTTATGGGCGAAAGAGCTatcttcaaaaatttaaaagtgttaCTTATAGGAAGAaatccattttaatattttaatataaattgttttattttgtagtataaGTTAGCGAAtgggctaatgggccacctgatggccaCCGTCGCCCGTATACATTAGCtcagtaacaaatattaaacattccttacattgcaaatctgccatcaaccttggaagctaagatgttatgtccctaatggcagtagttacacttgctcactcactcttcacaccggaaaacaacaatacttagctattgttgtttggcggtagaataatgaTTGTACCTATCCAGAAGGGCTTGCCCGACCACCGAgtaaagttgtttttatttaattcatcgTTAATAAGGTTTTAaagcatattaaattttatatagtgtaatagataaaatataattattgtaaatgataACATTATATCTATAAACTTAAACGTTAGTCCGTGTGTATTATTCGCAAAGAAATAATCACATTAGTGTAATTGCGATGCAAGGCGGAAAGTTTGTCCATTAGAGCATTATTGATGGGTTTTAAATTGCATCGGTCCCGCCGGGACATCCCTATCATTTGACATCGGGGGTGACGCGGCGCATATTTTTGATTTCTATAACTATTGGTTCATGCTTTTTAATATCTTACCGTCTTTTGCACAATTATCTCAAATCAAATTTCAGGTGAAAACAtttcgaaagtgcttgtaattTTTGTGtctgtttaaaatgtaaaacattattgttttttttatggattttcACTTGATATAAGTTCAGACATTAATTATGTGTATTGcgtttgtttgttaatttttcacgattaaataactaaactgatttgattaaattttgtttagtaACTTTAATCTTATATCTTacgctttattaaaataatcaacccATATTAAAAGGTTGATTAAAGTAAGAAAATTTGAACCAATTCTGCGTGCATATAGTCGCAGATACATTAATAGTGTCATATAAATGTCTTATATGTTTCGTGTACTTAATACTtttttgagtgagccagtgtaatcacaggcacaagggacataacatcttagttcccaaggttggtggcgcataggtgatgtaaggaatggttaatatttcttacagcgcctttgtctatgggcggtggtgaccacttaccatcaggtggcccatatgctcgtcagcCAAtcaacgccataaaaaaaaaaaaaaattacaaatagtcGCTCGTAATTGTGTGtgatatttagtaattaataaaataatttatgtatttaactttTTCTTCTGATTGACATTACCGTTTTGTTAATACATATCActgataaaaagtttttacttgtTAGGGATTTGTGCTTGCCCCCTGATACCACCTACTTGTCAGTTATTCTaacaacatttgtttttattttgttgttattttttacacatcactttaaaaaaattaagacaaaaatatccccactgagtttcttttgccgACTCTTCTCATGTCCGAAGTGTTTATTTccgtaccggtggtagctttttgCCAAACGCTTCcctattgaataaagatttttactttgacttgacATTCTAGTTCCAATGATTTGCAATATATTGACGCGATACGGACGGCTTAAACTGATCTATTTACCGACTGAACTCtgacatttgatattaaattgttattttaaaaaaattaaataattcattagttTTGACATACAATTTCGATTGTCGCCTTAAGGCCGAGCAGCGAATTACCATTTCAAGCTCACCCCGGGGTATCCTCTAATCTACCGCTAAACATCAATACTTCATATTGCTATTTCCGATTAAAAGAGTgagtaagtaaattatataagagGAACaagagatatatttataataaaattaatataagcaaaaagaaaattaaatgagaGATGGTGAATATATTAACTAAGATCAATGGTTGTTGCTTGTGCGGGCGAAGGAAAACCCACCATATTTTTTTCCTaccattgttaatttatatcaGTGCAACTGTAAGAGCATTAAGCAGGTTTCCTGTTTCTACTTGCGGCCGTGTCATCGTATTTGAAACGGTGCCAGGCCTGCAATCAAGGCTATGTAGGCCAAGAGGCTGCGTCGGCCGTGGATGTATtgtgttacgtaaataaatcattatttacgAATGTAACGCTACATTCGTCacgttttaatgatattaaatatatattttttaatttattttatatttatatattattatttagttttgaggaatcctgcatgtaAAATAATGGAGAAagatatgtaaattaaattaaaaaaagaattaccaaattaatcaataaaaaatgttccTGATCCCGCGGACAATGTTTGAAGGTTAGACTGATAAGCCTTTCTGATATATATTAGGTAGTTTATTCCATAGTCTAACAGCTTGAATGAAGAACTTCTTTCGGAAACATTAAGTAGAAGCGTATCGTTCAAACATAACTTACGGTCGTGTTAGTCAAATACGAATTTTAATGATGTCTTAAAATTCTTCCGTTgaattgaaaactatttaagttTAGCTGAATGATAGACGTCAGCGTAATCAATAATTGGATATACAAGAGCTTGAAacagttaattttttgtttctaataGAATggaatatcattatataaaacgtttcaGTGAAAACTGACGAAGCTGAACGAATGAAACGAATTAGTAAAGTTTTCACTCCAAATCAATATGGCATAAATATGCAATACAAGATCTATGGACGtgaaatatctaattaaaaaagtaacaaaaaatattaattgatttcattattCTTAACTATGAAAGAGGACTAATAATTGCCTGCACGATAGTCGTTAAAGTTTCAATAAAGCTTCATTATTATCGTGCAGTTATTATGCATAAAATGTCTTCTTTCGGTGTAATAGTGAAATGGTTAAAgcaccattaaaaaaataaattatggtgAAAACTTCAGATGATTAGCTATATTAACGCTTCAATAAGATAAGATTTAAAGCATCACAgtgatcataaaattaaaacgttacTTTTTGAAGAACAGTAACCGTGACCAGACTGCAATATTATTAGAGTAAATAGGAATTTTAGAGTAAGACTGAAATTTAAGGAATGTATGttgagttaaatttatttgttacaataattCTTCAATAGTTATTTGCAAGAATGTTTGAAAAAAGTTTCAAAAACTTAATcgattcaaaatataaagacTGACATGAAATGCTCGATGTAGGTTTGTttctaaactatataattttttcatttattatatataattgattctCCTCGGAGTGATGCTTCAAAGGtaacttggtggcagggctttgtgcaagcccgtctggcttagtaccagccactcattacatattctacccccaaacacccatacttagtattattatgttccggtttaaaggggagtgagccagtgtaactgcataacataacaataatgtaATGTGGGGAAtgcttattatttcttacagcgtcaatgtctatgggcggtggtgaccacttaccatcaggtggcccatttgcccgtccgcctatccCATAAAAAGATATAAGGATTCCAAAAAGTCTAAcgatataatattgtgtaaacatcatcatcatcctcctgcccttatcccaattttacttggggtcggcgcagcatgacttcttcttccatacttctctgtcggacgtcatctcacaagtaacattcattctaaccatatcgtctttcacacaatccatccatcgtttcttgggtcgtcccctacctctatatccatccacatccattctcaaaacctttctcacaacatggtcctcattcctccgcataacatgcccataccaagacagccggtttccagatagcttctcggttaccggtgccactttcaaacttcctcttatgtactcattccttactctatccattcgcgtaataCCACACATTCCACTCAACATTCTCATCTCCTCCatatgcaattgtctttcagtcatctcttttatagcccaacactctgatccatccatatagaacagcagttctgaccatggtcttatagatcttccccttaagctTAAGGGGAATAtggggtcacaaattgttcccgtaacctgccgccatttcatccaccctgtgttaatcctgtgcttcaccCTTCGATCTATTTtgccatcgccttgaatgagtgaaccgagacaccggaagtcggagcagactggaagggccacgccatcaagcgctatggcttcaggaccggagagaccgccgaaatcgcagaacatgtattcagtcttcgttctacCGATTTTCAAGTCAACATTTtccagtttctgttgccaatattccaatctgctctggatctcaggtccatcTTCACTAACCAGTGCAATATCGTCGGCAAAAAGCATGCACCAGGGTGCCTCTTCCTGTATGTCCTCCGTTAGAGCGTCTATAATTAGCAGGAAGAGGTAAGGACTTAGAGCCGACCCTTGGTGCATCCCTACAGCCACACTGAACTGGTCGGTGTTGCCGGCAGGCGATCGGACGTAGGTACAGGAGCCCCTGTACATAGCACGGACTAACTCCACATACTTCCCAGGCAATCGTTTCTCTTTCAATGCCCACCATAACTATTCACGAGGCACCCTATCATAGGCTTTCTTGAGATCAATGAACACCATGTGTAAGTTCTTGTGAGCACGTCTGTACTTCTCGCACAATTGGCGGAGTGCAAA
The nucleotide sequence above comes from Vanessa tameamea isolate UH-Manoa-2023 chromosome 2, ilVanTame1 primary haplotype, whole genome shotgun sequence. Encoded proteins:
- the LOC135193495 gene encoding uncharacterized protein LOC135193495, whose protein sequence is MYRGSCTYVRSPAGNTDQFSVAVGMHQGSALSPYLFLLIIDALTEDIQEEAPWCMLFADDIALVSEDGPEIQSRLEYWQQKLENVDLKIGRTKTEYMFCDFGGLSGPEAIALDGVALPVCSDFRCLGSLIQGDGKIDRRVKHRINTGWMKWRQVTGTICDPIFPLSLRGRSIRPWSELLFYMDGSECWAIKEMTERQLHMEEMRMLSGMCGITRMDRVRNEYIRGSLKVAPVANEQEAHLMESDWWWHMDSCNTGGLAENAKSNFMDPRAENKIKLEMKCPQRDGRILQSRVHFGQGFRPFIEEIAFYTVPLEITLSRNDH